The Mycolicibacterium hassiacum DSM 44199 genome includes a window with the following:
- the stpK7 gene encoding serine/threonine protein kinase StpK7, producing MQATPFGHYRLEKLIGRGGMGEVYRAYDTRTDRVVALKVLPPHLASDETFQLRFRRESQAAAGLNDPHVVPIHGFGEIDGRLYLDMRLIEGRNLGTILGDTRKPLDPAFAVSIVEQVAMALDSAHAAGLIHRDIKPSNILITDHDFVYLIDFGLARSAGEKGLTTAGSTLGTLAYMAPERFEGKPLDGTADIYALACVLYECLTGERPYAADSLEQQIAGHMTQPIPRPSASDPKLAPFDAVIAKGMAKNPAKRYQSAGELAAAARRALQAPVRTSGSGRHSARRTAPARRSISGRLVGVSAAVVLVAVAGAIAVWQWRGGVDRETRPAGFVESTASTGGQAVPGAVPEIAAMVPENIRATGKLIVGVHVPYPPNEFKDANGEIVGFDVDLMNAIARTLGLVPEYRETAFEAIIPSLRAGDFDIGMSSFTDTKEREDLVDFVNYLEAGTLWARRVGSTVEPDDACGLRVGVQYAAIQEFEEIPRRSEACVAAGQEPIEKVVYVSQDDLTAALIAGEVDAMSADSPVTGFAIKTSGGALEAAGDVFDTAPYGWPVDKGSGLADALAAALRHLMSTGEYRTIATMWGVDRGMIDEPTINGAVR from the coding sequence GTGCAAGCAACGCCATTCGGGCACTATCGGCTGGAGAAGCTGATCGGCCGAGGGGGGATGGGTGAGGTCTACCGGGCCTACGACACCCGAACCGACCGCGTCGTCGCGCTGAAGGTGCTGCCGCCCCATCTGGCCTCCGACGAGACGTTTCAGTTGCGGTTCCGGCGCGAATCGCAGGCCGCCGCGGGACTCAACGACCCCCACGTGGTGCCGATCCACGGCTTCGGCGAGATCGACGGCCGGCTGTATCTGGACATGCGGCTGATCGAGGGCCGCAATCTCGGCACGATCCTGGGCGACACCCGCAAGCCGCTCGATCCCGCGTTCGCGGTGTCGATCGTCGAACAGGTCGCGATGGCGCTGGACTCCGCCCACGCCGCCGGTCTGATCCACCGTGACATCAAGCCGTCGAACATCCTCATCACCGACCACGATTTCGTGTATCTGATCGATTTCGGGCTGGCCCGCAGCGCGGGGGAGAAGGGGCTGACGACGGCGGGCAGCACGCTGGGCACCCTCGCGTACATGGCGCCCGAGCGGTTCGAGGGCAAACCGCTGGACGGCACCGCCGACATCTACGCGCTGGCCTGCGTGCTCTACGAGTGCCTGACCGGGGAGCGGCCGTACGCGGCCGACAGCCTCGAACAGCAGATCGCCGGGCACATGACCCAGCCGATCCCGCGGCCGTCGGCGAGCGACCCGAAGCTGGCGCCGTTCGACGCGGTAATCGCCAAGGGGATGGCCAAGAACCCGGCGAAGCGGTACCAGTCGGCCGGGGAACTGGCGGCGGCGGCGCGGCGGGCGCTGCAGGCCCCGGTGCGTACATCGGGCAGCGGCCGGCATTCGGCTCGCCGCACGGCGCCGGCGCGGCGCTCGATCTCCGGCCGGTTGGTGGGGGTATCGGCGGCGGTGGTGCTGGTCGCGGTGGCGGGCGCGATCGCGGTGTGGCAGTGGCGCGGCGGGGTGGACCGGGAGACCAGGCCGGCCGGTTTCGTCGAGTCCACGGCGTCGACCGGTGGGCAGGCGGTGCCCGGGGCGGTTCCCGAGATCGCCGCGATGGTCCCCGAGAACATCAGGGCCACCGGGAAACTGATCGTCGGCGTCCATGTTCCCTACCCGCCCAACGAGTTCAAGGACGCCAACGGCGAGATCGTCGGATTCGACGTCGATCTGATGAACGCGATCGCGCGGACCCTCGGCCTGGTGCCGGAATACCGGGAGACCGCGTTCGAGGCGATCATCCCCTCGCTGCGGGCCGGTGACTTCGATATCGGAATGTCGTCGTTCACCGACACCAAGGAACGCGAGGACCTCGTCGACTTCGTGAACTACCTCGAGGCCGGCACGCTGTGGGCCAGGCGGGTGGGATCGACGGTCGAGCCCGACGACGCCTGCGGTCTGCGGGTCGGGGTGCAGTACGCGGCGATCCAGGAGTTCGAGGAGATCCCGCGGCGCAGCGAGGCCTGTGTCGCCGCCGGGCAGGAACCGATCGAGAAGGTCGTCTACGTCAGCCAGGACGATCTGACCGCGGCGCTGATCGCCGGCGAGGTCGACGCCATGTCCGCCGACTCCCCGGTGACCGGATTCGCGATCAAGACCTCGGGCGGGGCGCTGGAGGCGGCCGGTGACGTCTTCGACACCGCACCGTACGGCTGGCCGGTGGACAAGGGATCGGGGCTGGCCGACGCCCTGGCCGCGGCGCTGCGACACCTGATGTCGACCGGGGAGTACCGCACCATCGCCACCATGTGGGGGGTGGATCGGGGCATGATCGACGAGCCGACGATCAACGGCGCGGTTCGGTAG
- a CDS encoding serine hydrolase: protein MAPTPDARPNRTSRPALRTALVAVLGVCLVLGGVVVGFAISSRSAPAPTAAQPGAVPELSAPPPPPEEVPSAVPETPPETTTFAEEFRSLTADLDVRAGLVARAVGGTETLTAGDWTVGPAWSTIKVPLSIAALRENPEVTDAIRAAITRSDNAAAEQIWQGLGDPVTAAQKVDAVLREAGDPTVVQSQRVRPEFTAFGQTQWSLDHQATFLASAACDPRDQPVLELMGQIEPSQHWGLGQLPGARFKGGWGPSPEGAYLVRQYGVIGDGSTVVAIAVEPASGSFDDGVQALTRIAQWLDERLAELPSGRCPAQ from the coding sequence ATGGCACCCACCCCCGACGCTCGGCCGAACCGTACCTCCCGACCCGCGCTGCGGACAGCGCTGGTGGCCGTTCTGGGCGTCTGCCTGGTTCTCGGTGGCGTGGTGGTCGGTTTCGCGATCAGCTCCCGGTCCGCCCCGGCGCCGACCGCCGCCCAGCCCGGCGCCGTACCGGAGCTGTCCGCACCACCGCCTCCGCCGGAAGAGGTGCCGTCGGCGGTTCCGGAAACACCGCCCGAGACGACGACGTTCGCCGAGGAGTTCCGCTCCCTCACCGCGGACCTCGACGTGCGGGCGGGTCTTGTCGCCCGCGCGGTCGGCGGCACCGAGACGCTGACCGCCGGCGACTGGACCGTCGGGCCCGCGTGGTCCACCATCAAGGTCCCGTTGAGCATCGCCGCGTTGCGGGAGAACCCGGAGGTCACCGACGCGATTCGGGCTGCGATCACCCGATCCGACAACGCCGCTGCCGAGCAGATCTGGCAGGGACTCGGTGACCCGGTGACCGCCGCGCAGAAGGTCGACGCGGTGTTGCGCGAGGCGGGTGACCCCACGGTGGTGCAGTCACAACGGGTCCGTCCGGAGTTCACCGCATTCGGACAGACCCAGTGGTCGCTGGACCATCAGGCCACGTTCCTGGCGTCGGCGGCGTGCGATCCACGCGATCAGCCGGTCCTCGAACTCATGGGGCAGATCGAGCCGAGTCAGCACTGGGGCCTCGGGCAGCTGCCGGGGGCACGGTTCAAGGGTGGCTGGGGACCGTCACCCGAGGGCGCGTATCTGGTGCGCCAGTACGGGGTGATCGGCGACGGATCGACCGTGGTGGCGATCGCTGTCGAGCCCGCCTCCGGATCGTTCGACGACGGCGTGCAGGCGCTGACGCGAATCGCGCAGTGGCTCGACGAGCGTCTCGCCGAGCTGCCGTCCGGTCGGTGCCCGGCTCAGTAG
- a CDS encoding serine/threonine-protein kinase, whose amino-acid sequence MFGNYRITAVLGRGGMGDVYRAEDTRKGRTVALKILSDRFWRDERFRTRFERESRAAAVLQEPHVIPIHDWGEIDGHPYIDMRLVDGRTLHDLLRTGPLAPARAVQIIEGVAAALDAAHAAGLIHRDVKPQNILVTPSDFPYLVDFGIAQAAGETGLTMTGMQIGTWNYMAPERFRDEPTTPAVDVYALACVLYECLTGSIPFPANSLERTMSAHLMAEPPRPSVVNPRVPAAFDEVIARGMAKDPRHRYPSCGALAQAARQALSAHAVTAAAPRVPRNSPPAAADHSRPAAPQGAPAWLVPTIVGVTAALLLAGVGVVIGVVASRDPSPASTASTPSTSFRTAQQPVSSNPRSTSPRTVTPSEVPLGVGAPPPPPIPGPDANGAVCRDDFSLINRSGPGTRARRGSAETSCHFTRNVLQAYWNQHGDASREPRKITAPGAVDCRSVPTTEHGCDGSNFIMMCAGHPGEAFIRCTGGRRAVVYLY is encoded by the coding sequence ATGTTCGGCAACTACCGGATCACTGCCGTGCTGGGGCGCGGCGGCATGGGCGACGTCTACCGGGCCGAGGACACCAGGAAGGGCCGCACGGTCGCGCTGAAGATCCTGTCCGACCGGTTCTGGCGCGACGAGCGGTTCCGCACCCGGTTCGAGCGGGAGTCACGGGCGGCCGCGGTGCTGCAGGAACCGCATGTCATCCCGATTCACGACTGGGGCGAGATCGACGGGCACCCGTACATCGACATGCGCCTGGTGGACGGCCGGACCCTGCACGACCTGCTGCGGACCGGACCGCTTGCGCCCGCCCGGGCGGTTCAGATCATCGAGGGTGTCGCCGCCGCGCTGGACGCCGCACACGCCGCGGGTCTCATCCACCGCGACGTCAAACCGCAGAACATCCTCGTCACCCCGTCGGACTTCCCGTACCTGGTGGATTTCGGCATCGCGCAGGCCGCCGGCGAGACCGGCCTGACCATGACCGGCATGCAGATCGGGACCTGGAACTACATGGCGCCGGAGCGGTTCCGCGACGAACCCACCACCCCGGCCGTGGACGTCTATGCGCTCGCCTGCGTGCTCTACGAATGCCTCACCGGTTCGATTCCGTTTCCGGCCAACAGCCTGGAGCGGACGATGTCGGCGCATCTGATGGCGGAGCCGCCGCGGCCCAGTGTGGTCAATCCGCGGGTTCCCGCCGCGTTCGACGAGGTGATAGCCCGCGGCATGGCCAAGGATCCGCGTCACCGCTATCCGAGCTGCGGTGCGCTGGCACAGGCGGCGCGCCAGGCGTTGTCCGCACACGCGGTCACGGCCGCCGCCCCGCGCGTCCCGCGCAACTCGCCACCGGCGGCTGCGGACCACTCCCGGCCCGCAGCGCCGCAGGGTGCCCCGGCGTGGCTGGTACCGACGATCGTCGGTGTCACCGCCGCGCTGCTGCTGGCCGGGGTCGGTGTGGTGATCGGCGTGGTGGCGAGCCGCGACCCGAGTCCGGCGTCGACCGCATCGACACCCAGCACGTCCTTCCGGACGGCGCAGCAACCGGTTTCGTCGAATCCGCGGTCGACGTCACCGCGCACCGTGACGCCCTCCGAGGTACCGCTCGGGGTCGGGGCGCCGCCGCCACCGCCGATACCGGGACCGGACGCGAACGGGGCGGTGTGCCGCGACGACTTCTCGCTGATCAACCGATCCGGGCCGGGGACGCGCGCTCGGCGCGGTTCTGCGGAGACATCGTGTCATTTCACGCGCAACGTGCTGCAGGCCTACTGGAACCAGCACGGCGACGCGAGCCGGGAGCCCCGGAAGATCACCGCACCCGGAGCGGTCGACTGCCGGTCGGTGCCCACCACCGAACACGGTTGTGACGGAAGCAATTTCATCATGATGTGCGCCGGTCACCCGGGGGAGGCGTTCATCCGCTGCACCGGCGGCCGACGCGCCGTGGTCTACCTCTACTGA
- a CDS encoding neutral zinc metallopeptidase, whose amino-acid sequence MTRWGAAARSLIAAASTIALVGGCGPASSTVVEGRAASMLFNPERVGGLPVSDGPSGIRPDAPAPVTQPENGDGSEMDRLAALAVDDIEEFWEENYSRYLPGRFEPVKRVVSYDSTVRRGPRICGSDLYELANAFYCLLDDVIAWDRGLLVPVAVEHFGEMGVVGVLAHEYGHALQFKSGLVDKSTKVLVREQQADCFAGVYLHWVAAGNSKRFTLSTGDGLNRVLGGVIYLRDPLMVGGALADAHGSALDRISAFQMGFAGGADQCAAIDMEEIEKRQGDLPQQLGWDAIFDEPVLDSPIDESTLSQLMDVLDDIYRPQEPPTLSTSPGSCTRADPDAPAVYCPDTNTIHVDMASLQMLGEPKNEDKDRVLVQGDNTALSIVISRYALAVQREHGAKLDDAVAALRTACLTGVAQGRMTDENGIDFVLSPGDADEAVAGLLTNGLVASDVNNVPAPAGFTRILAYRLGLSSEVDECFQRFT is encoded by the coding sequence ATGACGCGATGGGGGGCGGCGGCCCGGTCGCTCATCGCGGCCGCATCCACGATCGCGCTGGTCGGCGGCTGCGGTCCGGCGTCGTCGACGGTGGTCGAGGGGCGCGCGGCGTCGATGTTGTTCAACCCCGAGCGGGTGGGCGGGCTGCCGGTCTCGGACGGGCCCAGCGGTATCCGACCGGACGCCCCGGCGCCGGTGACGCAGCCGGAGAACGGCGACGGCAGCGAAATGGACCGGCTGGCGGCGCTGGCCGTCGACGACATCGAGGAGTTCTGGGAGGAGAACTACTCCCGGTACCTGCCCGGCAGGTTCGAGCCGGTGAAACGGGTGGTGTCCTACGACTCGACCGTTCGGCGCGGCCCGAGGATCTGCGGCAGCGACTTGTACGAGCTGGCCAACGCGTTCTACTGCTTGCTCGACGACGTCATCGCCTGGGACCGGGGGCTGCTGGTCCCGGTGGCCGTCGAGCACTTCGGCGAGATGGGCGTGGTGGGGGTCCTCGCCCACGAGTACGGCCACGCGCTGCAGTTCAAGTCGGGACTGGTCGACAAGAGCACCAAGGTTCTGGTCCGCGAGCAGCAGGCCGACTGCTTCGCCGGGGTGTACCTGCACTGGGTCGCGGCCGGCAATTCGAAGCGGTTCACGCTGAGCACCGGCGACGGCCTCAACCGGGTGCTCGGCGGGGTGATCTATCTGCGCGACCCGCTCATGGTGGGCGGCGCGCTCGCCGACGCCCACGGCTCGGCGCTGGACCGGATCAGCGCCTTCCAGATGGGCTTCGCCGGTGGTGCCGACCAGTGCGCCGCCATCGACATGGAGGAGATCGAGAAGCGCCAGGGCGATCTGCCGCAGCAACTCGGCTGGGACGCGATCTTCGACGAGCCGGTGCTCGACAGCCCGATCGACGAGTCGACGCTGTCGCAGCTGATGGATGTGCTCGACGACATCTACCGGCCGCAGGAGCCGCCGACGCTGTCCACCTCACCCGGATCGTGCACCCGGGCCGATCCCGATGCCCCGGCGGTGTACTGCCCGGACACCAACACGATTCACGTCGACATGGCGTCGCTGCAGATGCTCGGGGAGCCGAAGAACGAGGACAAGGACCGGGTCCTGGTCCAGGGGGACAACACCGCGCTGTCGATCGTCATCTCACGCTACGCGCTGGCGGTGCAGCGTGAACACGGCGCGAAACTGGACGACGCGGTCGCTGCGTTGCGCACCGCATGCCTGACCGGGGTGGCGCAGGGAAGGATGACCGACGAGAACGGAATCGACTTCGTGTTGTCGCCGGGTGACGCCGATGAGGCGGTGGCGGGGTTGCTGACCAACGGGCTGGTGGCCAGCGACGTCAACAATGTGCCGGCCCCGGCCGGGTTCACCCGGATCCTGGCGTACCGGTTGGGTCTGTCCAGCGAGGTGGACGAATGCTTCCAGCGGTTCACCTGA